The window TACCGATCCGGTGACCGTCACCTCGTTTACCAGCATGCCGCAGCCCGAAATCGAAAAACCCAGCACGACCGATCAGGCCTTGGTGTGGCTGTGCGACCACGCCAGCGCCGTGGGCCTGGGATTGTTGGGAATCATCAGCTTGTTGATGGTGCGTTCGATCGTCCGCAGCGTGTCGGCGGCGACGGTGGATGAGGGGCGGCAAGCGTTGGCCGCCGGGACGGACTCCACGGCCGCCCATAAATTTTCCGGAGCAGCGCCGCCGCAATCGGTCCCCGCGCTGCGGCTGCGCCCCCGTCGAACAAAAAACGACCCGTCGCTGCGGGACGAACTGGTTGAAATTGTCCGCCAGGACCCCGACGCCGCCGCCAACATCCTCCGCAATTGGATTGGATCGGCGAACTGACACATTCGCACATTGCTCCTCAGGGTGAGGGCTCAACAGACGTAATATGATGAATCAGGATCCAGCGCTCCATAAAGCCGCCGTGCTGCTGGCATCGTTGGATGCCGACACCGCCGATCTGCTCCTCTCACAAATGCCCGAGGAACAGGCGGATGCAGTGCGGGCCGAATTGCTGGGCCTGGACGAGCTGGATCCCCGCGAGCAGCAGGCGGTGATCGACGAGTTCTTCCGGATCGGGCCCATGGCGCCGGAATCAAGCGACATCAACGCACCGCATCAGCATTTGCACTCCCCAGAGCATTCCCGCCGGCTGCCCGATTCCCTGGACGAGTACCTATCGGAACACTCTCCATCGCTGGGCCATTCCGAAAGCTTGAGCGACAGCCTTTCCAGCTTGCAACCCACGGCGCATCCAGCGGGCGAACGTTTCTTCGACTTTCTGCAAGACGCCGAACCTGAAACGCTGGTTCCGGTATTGGAACGAGAGCACCCGCAGGCCATCGCCTTGGTGTTGGCGCATTTGCCGCACGAGAGAGCGGGCCATATTCTGGCCCGCTTGCCGGCCACGTTGCAAACGGACGTCATCCGGCGATTAGTCGATTTGGAAGAAACCGATCCGCATGTGCTGCGCGACGTGGAACGTGCCGTCGAGTCAGGGCTGCGCCAGCGGCAGCCAACCCGACGGCGGATGGCGGGCATGGCCGCGGTATCGGCGATTTTGAACGCTTCGGAAGGAAGTGCCCGACGTCAGATTCTGAACAATTTGGCCGCTCATGATCGCCCGTTGGCACACAAGCTAACGCCGCCGCCGTCGCCGCCGCGTGACTTCACGTTTGAACAAGTCTGCGATTTCCCGATGGAAGCTTTCGTGCGTGTGGTGCGGGCTGCCGACCGGCGTTGTGCGGTCCTGGCGCTGGCCGGAGCGCCGGCGGAAATTGTCGAACCGCTTTTGCAGGAACTGCGGCCTGAGGAAGCCGATTCCATTTCGCACGGTCTGGAGCAGTTGGGCCCACTGCGAATAATAGATTTTGACCGGGCACAAGCCGCGATTGCCGAGCTCGCCGGGCACTTGTACGCCCAAGGACATTTGTCGGGTTTAGAAGCGTCGCACCTCACGGCGACCGCATAATTGGGTGCCGCGCAGGAAGACCAGAGCAAACTCGACTCAGAATTCAACACTCGTAACCCTCTCCAAGCTTTGCCATTCATGGCCAGTGTCATCAAATCACATGTTGGCGCACGCCAGGGTTCGCCGAACGGCTTCCATTTTGAAGACGTTTCGCAGCAAGCCAATCGATTCGTCGAAGGCGTCCAGCTGCAGGCGGCTGCGATGATCGCCGATGCCCAAAAGCAGGCCGAAGACGTCATCCGCCGCGCGGAACAGCAGGGCCGTCAAGCTGCTGCTCGGGCGGCGGAACAAATGCTCAATGAAAAAGTGGCCCAGAAATTGGAATCGTTGGAGCCTGCGCTGCAAAAGGTCGTCAACGAATTGAGCGACGCTCGGCAAGCGTGGCTGCGGCATTGGGAACAAACGGCCGTGCAATTGGCGGCGAAGATCGCCCAGCGAGTCATCCGCCGCGAGCTGTCTCAAACGCCACAAATTACGGTCGATTTGGTGCGCGAGGCGTTGGAGTTGGCGGCCGGCTCGCCGCACATAAAAATCTCGCTGCACCCGGACGATTTCGACGCCCTCAGCGGACAAATCGACCGGCTCACGAAGGAAATCTCGCGGACTGCCGAAGCGGAAATTGTGCCCGATATGACCGTTTCTGTCGGCGGTTGCCGCGTGGAAACAACTCAAGGAATGATCGACCAACAAATTGAATCTCAACTGGAACGCATCATCGCCGAACTGACCGGCACGGACGAAGAACCAACGAGTGAGTGATGTGCCGGAATGGTCAACGTATCGGCCGCGCCAACTTTACGACCCACCTCGGCAACCCATCATTCACGACCAACCATCATCCATGCTCGATTTATCCGATCAGCTCGATTCCATCATGACCACTTCGCTGACGGGCAGCGTGGTGCGGATTGTCGGCATGACGGCCGCCGTGGCCGATTTTCCCGCCCCGGTCGGCGCGCTGGTGGAAATCGAGCGGGAAATTGGCAAACCCGCGCGGGCTGAAGTCATCGGCTTTCGTGACGACCTGACTCTGCTTTACCCGCACGAAAACTTGCAGGGGGTGCGGCGTGGGAACCGGGTGCGTCTGCAGCACACATTTCGCTGGTTGCGTGTCGGGCCGGAACTTTTGGGACGCGTCATGGAT of the Pirellulales bacterium genome contains:
- a CDS encoding FliG C-terminal domain-containing protein, whose translation is MNQDPALHKAAVLLASLDADTADLLLSQMPEEQADAVRAELLGLDELDPREQQAVIDEFFRIGPMAPESSDINAPHQHLHSPEHSRRLPDSLDEYLSEHSPSLGHSESLSDSLSSLQPTAHPAGERFFDFLQDAEPETLVPVLEREHPQAIALVLAHLPHERAGHILARLPATLQTDVIRRLVDLEETDPHVLRDVERAVESGLRQRQPTRRRMAGMAAVSAILNASEGSARRQILNNLAAHDRPLAHKLTPPPSPPRDFTFEQVCDFPMEAFVRVVRAADRRCAVLALAGAPAEIVEPLLQELRPEEADSISHGLEQLGPLRIIDFDRAQAAIAELAGHLYAQGHLSGLEASHLTATA
- a CDS encoding FliH/SctL family protein, which translates into the protein MASVIKSHVGARQGSPNGFHFEDVSQQANRFVEGVQLQAAAMIADAQKQAEDVIRRAEQQGRQAAARAAEQMLNEKVAQKLESLEPALQKVVNELSDARQAWLRHWEQTAVQLAAKIAQRVIRRELSQTPQITVDLVREALELAAGSPHIKISLHPDDFDALSGQIDRLTKEISRTAEAEIVPDMTVSVGGCRVETTQGMIDQQIESQLERIIAELTGTDEEPTSE